Proteins encoded by one window of Lates calcarifer isolate ASB-BC8 linkage group LG5, TLL_Latcal_v3, whole genome shotgun sequence:
- the LOC108882268 gene encoding son of sevenless homolog 1 isoform X1, whose product MQAAQLQYDFFNEENAPKWRGLLVPSLEKVLNQVHPNLVSQQEALQYIEELILLLLSMLCQAQPRTVQDVEERVQKSFPHPIDKWAIADAQAAIEKRKRRNPLALPVDKIHPLLKEVLGYKIDHQVSVYMVAVLEYISADILKLAGNYVRNIRHYEISQQDITVAMCADKVLMDMFHQDEEDISGFPLMDEEPSANEEQSYYELVRSFMSDGRQYLRQLNLLIKVFREPFNSSPMLFSQHDVDSIFSRIVDIHEVTVKLLGLIEDTVEMTDEGSPHPLVGSCFEDLAEELAFDPYETYTQDILRSGFHEHFLSQVSKPGAAFHLQSICEGFKEAVQYVLPRLLLTPVYHCLHLFEILKQLEEKSEEEEDKECLKQAITALLNLQSSMERICSRSLAKRRLSESACRFYSHQMKGKHLAIKKMNEIQKNIDGWEGKDIGQCCNEFIMEGTLTRVGAKHERHIFLFDGLMICCKSNHGPPRLPGAGSAAEYRLKEKFFMRKVQINDKDDKEGEYRHAFEIILKDGNSVVFAAKSAEEKNGWMAALISLQYRSTLERMLDSAMLQEEKEEQMRLPGAEVYRFAEPDSEENVVFEENVQSKSGIPIIKAGTVLKLIERLTFHMYADPNFVRTFLTTYRSFCKPQELLDLLMERFEIPEPRPSEPDQMEGGEQPLSAELKRFRKEFVQPVQLRVLNVCRHWVEHHFYDFERDSHLLRQLEDFIASVRGKAMRKWVESITKIIQRKKQVQVSVPSHSITFQNSPPPIEWHICKPGNTEQFDLMTLHPIEIARQLTLLESDFYRAVQPSELVGSVWTKEDKELHSPNLLRMIRHTTNLTLWFEKCIVETENLEERVAVVSRIIEILQVFQELNNFNGVLEVVSAMNSSPVYRLDHTFEQIPSRQRKILEEAHELSEDHYKKYLAKLRSINPPCVPFFGIYLTNILKTEEGNPDFLRRHGKDLINFSKRRKVAEITGEIQQYQNQPYCLRVENDIRKFFENLNPMEDMSEKDFADHLFNKSLEIEPRNARSLPRFVKKYTCPLKSPGIRPTAARPGTMRHPTPLQNEPRKISYSRIPDTEAEGGPVSAPNSPRTPLTPPPASAASSSTDVGSVFDSPQGPSSPFHSRSSSVSSMVSFSRGSEEAPVPPPVPPRRRPESAPAESSPSKMTSNVDSPPAVPPRQPTCKLLPPRYSSSLSSSSPPDSPPSLPPREPLSSPLHLLPPPQGRPRCDLLPQAFFPSTTSSSASISSTPIASSPPLPPPTPVTPSPTPTSRKMALPSPPLPLLPLDGPPVPPRHGVPKLPPKTYKRESLSHAPLLDTPPAL is encoded by the exons atgcaGGCGGCCCAGCTGCAGTACGACTTCTTCAACGAGGAGAACGCACCGAAATGGAGAGGCCTGCTGGTGCCTTCACTGGAgaag GTACTGAACCAGGTGCATCCTAACCTGGTGTcccagcaggaggcgctgcaGTACATCGAGGAGCTGATCCTGCTCCTGCTCAGTATGCTGTGTCAGGCTCAGCCACGCACCGTCCAGGATGTCGAG gAGCGAGTTCAGAAGAGTTTTCCTCATCCGATTGATAAGTGGGCAATCGCTGATGCTCAGGCTGCCatagagaagaggaaaaggaggaacCCACTGGCGTTACCTGTCGACAAGATCCACCCGCTGCTCAAG GAGGTGCTGGGGTATAAGATAGACCACCAGGTGTCAGTCTACATGGTGGCGGTGTTGGAGTATATCTCTGCTGACATCCTGAAGCTCGCCGGAAACTACGTCAGGAACATCCGACACTATGAGATCTCCCAGCAGGACATCACTGTGGCCATGTGTGCTGACAAG GTGTTGATGGACATGTTCCACCAGGACGAGGAGGACATCAGCGGTTTCCCTCTGATGGACGAGGAGCCGTCAGCCAATGAGGAGCAGAGTTACTACGAGCTGGTGCGGAGCTTCATGTCAGACGGTCGACAATACCTGAGGCAACTCAACCTGCTCATCAAGGTGTTCAGAGAGCCCTTCAACTCCAGCCCCATGCTCTTCTCCCAGCAC gaCGTGGACAGTATCTTCAGTCGGATCGTAGATATCCACGAGGTGACGGTGAAGCTGTTGGGTCTGATCGAGGACACGGTGGAGATGACGGATGAAGGAAGTCCCCATCCCCTGGTGGGAAGCTGCTTCGAGGATCTGGCTGAG gagTTGGCCTTTGACCCCTATGAGACGTACACTCAGGACATCCTGCGCTCTGGTTTTCACGAACATTTCCTCAGTCAGGTGTCCAAACCTGGTGCTGCCTTCCACCTGCAG TCCATCTGTGAAGGGTTTAAAGAGGCGGTTCAGTATGTTCTGCCCAGACTGCTGCTCACTCCTGTTTACCACTGTCTGCACCTGTTTGAGATCCTTAAG CAACTGGAGGagaagagtgaggaggaggaggataaggAGTGTCTGAAGCAGGCCATCACTGCCCTGCTCAACCTGCAGAGCAGCATGGAGAGGATCTGTTCCAGGAGCCTTGCCAAGAGGAGGCTCAG CGAATCGGCGTGTCGTTTCTACAGCCATCAGATGAAGGGGAAGCACCTGGCCATCAAGAAGATGAACGAGATCCAGAAGAACATCGATGGCTGGGAGGGAAAGGACATCGGCCAGTGCTGCAACGAGTTCATCATGGAGGGCACGCTGACCCGCGTCGGCGCCAAACACGAGCGCCACATCTTCCTGTTTGACGGCCTGATGATCTGCTGCAAGTCCAACCACGGCCCGCCACGGCTGCCCGGTGCCGGCTCCGCTGCTGAGTACCGGCTCAAAGAGAAGTTCTTCATGAGGAAAGTCCAGATCAACGACAAGGACGACAAGGAGGGTGAGTACCGGCACGCCTTTGAGATCATCCTGAAGGACGGGAATAGCGTGGTGTTCGCCGCCAAGTCCGCCGAGGAGAAGAATGGCTGGATGGCGGCTCTGATCTCGCTGCAGTACCGCAGCACGCTGGAGCGCATGCTGGACTCGGCcatgctgcaggaggagaaggaggagcagaTGAGGCTGCCGGGGGCCGAGGTGTACCGGTTCGCCGAGCCGGACTCCGAGGAGAACGTCGTGTTCGAGGAGAACGTCCAGTCCAAGTCTGGGATCCCCATCATCAAAGCAGGGACGGTCCTGAAACTGATCGAGAGGCTCACCTTCCATATGTACGCAG atCCAAACTTTGTCCGAACATTTCTGACCACCTACAGGTCGTTCTGTAAacctcaggagctgctggaccTGCTCATGGAGAG GTTCGAGATCCCAGAGCCAAGGCCAAGCGAGCCAGAtcagatggagggaggagagcagcCGCTCAGCGCAGAGCTCAAACGCTTCCGCAAAGAGTTCGTCCAACCAGTCCAACTCAG AGTACTGAATGTGTGCCGTCACTGGGTGGAGCATCACTTCTATGACTTTGAAAGAGACTCTCACCTGCTGAGACAACTGGAGGACTTCATCGCCTCAGTCAGAG GTAAGGCAATGAGGAAGTGGGTGGAGTCAATCACTAAGATCATCCAGAGGAAGAAGCAGGTGCAGGTGAGTGTGCCCAGTCACAGCATCACCTTCCAGAACTCCCCTCCTCCAATCGAGTGGCACATCTGTAAACCAGGAAACACTGAGCAGTTTGACCTCATGACCCTGCACCCCATCGAGATCGCCCGCCAGCTCACCCTGCTCGAGTCCGACTTCTACAG GGCGGTGCAGCCATCTGAGTTGGTTGGCAGCGTCTGGACCAAAGAGGACAAAGAGCTTCACTCTCCGAACCTGCTGAGGATGATCCGGCACACCACCAACCTTACACTGTGGTTTGAAAA gtgtaTCGTAGAGACAGAGAACCTGGAGGAGCGAGTGGCCGTCGTTTCTCGGATCATTGAGATCCTGCAGGTTTTTCAGGAGCTCAACAACTTTAACGGAGTTCTGGAGGTCGTCAGCGCCATGAACTCCTCACCTGTCTACAGACTGGACCACACCTTCGAG caAATTCCGAGTCGACAGAGAAAAATCCTGGAGGAGGCTCATGAGCTGAGTGAAGACCATTACAAGAAGTATTTAGCCAAACTGCGCTCCATCAACCCCCCCTGTGTCCCCTTCTTTG GAATCTACCTGACCAACATCctgaagacagaggagggaaaccCCGACTTCCTCCGCAGACATGGCAAAGACCTGATCAACTTCAGTAAGAGACGGAAAGTGGCCGAGATCACAGGAGAGATCCAACAGTACCAGAACCAGCCGTACTGTCTGAGGGTGGAGAACGACATCAGG AAGTTCTTTGAGAACCTGAACCCAATGGAGGACATGTCAGAGAAGGACTTCGCTGATCACCTGTTCAACAAATCTCTGGAGATCGAACCTCGAAATGCCCGGTCCTTACCTCGATTC GTGAAGAAGTACACCTGTCCTCTAAAGTCTCCGGGGATCCGTCCGACCGCTGCGAGGCCCGGTACCATGCGACACCCAACGCCACTGCAGAATGAGCCCAGGAAGATCAGCTACAGTCGCATCCCCGACACTGAGGCCGAGGGGGGGCCGGTCTCTGCCCCCAACTCCCCCCGCACCCCCCTGACCCCACCCCCTGCCTCCGCCGCCTCCAGCTCTACTGACGTAGGCAGCGTGTTCGACTCGCCGCAGGGTCCCAGCAGCCCCTTCCACTCCA ggtcgTCGTCCGTCTCCTCCATGGTGAGTTTCAGTCGTGGTTCAGAGGAAgctcctgttcctcctcctgttcctcctcgCAGACGACCAGAGTCCGCTCCTGCTGAGTCCTCCCCCTCCAAG ATGACGTCGAACGTGGACAGCCCCCCCGCCGTCCCCCCTCGCCAGCCCACCTGTAAGCTCCTCCCCCCTCGTTACTCCTCGTCGTTGTCGTCATCGTCTCCCCCCGACAGCCCCCCCTCGCTGCCTCCTCGGGAGCCCCTCAGTTCTccccttcacctcctccctccccctcaggGTCGCCCTCGCTGCGACCTGCTGCCTCAGGCCTTCttcccctccaccacctcctcctccgcctccatCAGCTCCACCCCCATTGcctcctcaccccccctccctccgcCCACCCCTGTCACCCccagccccacccccacctccaggAAGATGGCCCTCCCCTCCCcgcccctccccctcctccccttgGATGGCCCCCCCGTGCCCCCCCGACATGGAGTCCCCAAACTCCCCCCCAAGACCTACAAGAGGGAGTCTCTGAGCCACGCCCCCCTGCTAGACACCCCCCCTGCACTGTGA
- the LOC108882268 gene encoding son of sevenless homolog 1 isoform X2 yields the protein MQAAQLQYDFFNEENAPKWRGLLVPSLEKVLNQVHPNLVSQQEALQYIEELILLLLSMLCQAQPRTVQDVEERVQKSFPHPIDKWAIADAQAAIEKRKRRNPLALPVDKIHPLLKEVLGYKIDHQVSVYMVAVLEYISADILKLAGNYVRNIRHYEISQQDITVAMCADKVLMDMFHQDEEDISGFPLMDEEPSANEEQSYYELVRSFMSDGRQYLRQLNLLIKVFREPFNSSPMLFSQHDVDSIFSRIVDIHEVTVKLLGLIEDTVEMTDEGSPHPLVGSCFEDLAEELAFDPYETYTQDILRSGFHEHFLSQVSKPGAAFHLQSICEGFKEAVQYVLPRLLLTPVYHCLHLFEILKQLEEKSEEEEDKECLKQAITALLNLQSSMERICSRSLAKRRLSESACRFYSHQMKGKHLAIKKMNEIQKNIDGWEGKDIGQCCNEFIMEGTLTRVGAKHERHIFLFDGLMICCKSNHGPPRLPGAGSAAEYRLKEKFFMRKVQINDKDDKEGEYRHAFEIILKDGNSVVFAAKSAEEKNGWMAALISLQYRSTLERMLDSAMLQEEKEEQMRLPGAEVYRFAEPDSEENVVFEENVQSKSGIPIIKAGTVLKLIERLTFHMYADPNFVRTFLTTYRSFCKPQELLDLLMERFEIPEPRPSEPDQMEGGEQPLSAELKRFRKEFVQPVQLRVLNVCRHWVEHHFYDFERDSHLLRQLEDFIASVRGKAMRKWVESITKIIQRKKQVQVSVPSHSITFQNSPPPIEWHICKPGNTEQFDLMTLHPIEIARQLTLLESDFYRAVQPSELVGSVWTKEDKELHSPNLLRMIRHTTNLTLWFEKCIVETENLEERVAVVSRIIEILQVFQELNNFNGVLEVVSAMNSSPVYRLDHTFEQIPSRQRKILEEAHELSEDHYKKYLAKLRSINPPCVPFFGIYLTNILKTEEGNPDFLRRHGKDLINFSKRRKVAEITGEIQQYQNQPYCLRVENDIRKFFENLNPMEDMSEKDFADHLFNKSLEIEPRNARSLPRFVKKYTCPLKSPGIRPTAARPGTMRHPTPLQNEPRKISYSRIPDTEAEGGPVSAPNSPRTPLTPPPASAASSSTDVGSVFDSPQGPSSPFHSTCDSIFAVVSLPHGPRSSSVSSMVSFSRGSEEAPVPPPVPPRRRPESAPAESSPSKMTSNVDSPPAVPPRQPTCKLLPPRYSSSLSSSSPPDSPPSLPPREPLSSPLHLLPPPQGRPRCDLLPQAFFPSTTSSSASISSTPIASSPPLPPPTPVTPSPTPTSRKMALPSPPLPLLPLDGPPVPPRHGVPKLPPKTYKRESLSHAPLLDTPPAL from the exons atgcaGGCGGCCCAGCTGCAGTACGACTTCTTCAACGAGGAGAACGCACCGAAATGGAGAGGCCTGCTGGTGCCTTCACTGGAgaag GTACTGAACCAGGTGCATCCTAACCTGGTGTcccagcaggaggcgctgcaGTACATCGAGGAGCTGATCCTGCTCCTGCTCAGTATGCTGTGTCAGGCTCAGCCACGCACCGTCCAGGATGTCGAG gAGCGAGTTCAGAAGAGTTTTCCTCATCCGATTGATAAGTGGGCAATCGCTGATGCTCAGGCTGCCatagagaagaggaaaaggaggaacCCACTGGCGTTACCTGTCGACAAGATCCACCCGCTGCTCAAG GAGGTGCTGGGGTATAAGATAGACCACCAGGTGTCAGTCTACATGGTGGCGGTGTTGGAGTATATCTCTGCTGACATCCTGAAGCTCGCCGGAAACTACGTCAGGAACATCCGACACTATGAGATCTCCCAGCAGGACATCACTGTGGCCATGTGTGCTGACAAG GTGTTGATGGACATGTTCCACCAGGACGAGGAGGACATCAGCGGTTTCCCTCTGATGGACGAGGAGCCGTCAGCCAATGAGGAGCAGAGTTACTACGAGCTGGTGCGGAGCTTCATGTCAGACGGTCGACAATACCTGAGGCAACTCAACCTGCTCATCAAGGTGTTCAGAGAGCCCTTCAACTCCAGCCCCATGCTCTTCTCCCAGCAC gaCGTGGACAGTATCTTCAGTCGGATCGTAGATATCCACGAGGTGACGGTGAAGCTGTTGGGTCTGATCGAGGACACGGTGGAGATGACGGATGAAGGAAGTCCCCATCCCCTGGTGGGAAGCTGCTTCGAGGATCTGGCTGAG gagTTGGCCTTTGACCCCTATGAGACGTACACTCAGGACATCCTGCGCTCTGGTTTTCACGAACATTTCCTCAGTCAGGTGTCCAAACCTGGTGCTGCCTTCCACCTGCAG TCCATCTGTGAAGGGTTTAAAGAGGCGGTTCAGTATGTTCTGCCCAGACTGCTGCTCACTCCTGTTTACCACTGTCTGCACCTGTTTGAGATCCTTAAG CAACTGGAGGagaagagtgaggaggaggaggataaggAGTGTCTGAAGCAGGCCATCACTGCCCTGCTCAACCTGCAGAGCAGCATGGAGAGGATCTGTTCCAGGAGCCTTGCCAAGAGGAGGCTCAG CGAATCGGCGTGTCGTTTCTACAGCCATCAGATGAAGGGGAAGCACCTGGCCATCAAGAAGATGAACGAGATCCAGAAGAACATCGATGGCTGGGAGGGAAAGGACATCGGCCAGTGCTGCAACGAGTTCATCATGGAGGGCACGCTGACCCGCGTCGGCGCCAAACACGAGCGCCACATCTTCCTGTTTGACGGCCTGATGATCTGCTGCAAGTCCAACCACGGCCCGCCACGGCTGCCCGGTGCCGGCTCCGCTGCTGAGTACCGGCTCAAAGAGAAGTTCTTCATGAGGAAAGTCCAGATCAACGACAAGGACGACAAGGAGGGTGAGTACCGGCACGCCTTTGAGATCATCCTGAAGGACGGGAATAGCGTGGTGTTCGCCGCCAAGTCCGCCGAGGAGAAGAATGGCTGGATGGCGGCTCTGATCTCGCTGCAGTACCGCAGCACGCTGGAGCGCATGCTGGACTCGGCcatgctgcaggaggagaaggaggagcagaTGAGGCTGCCGGGGGCCGAGGTGTACCGGTTCGCCGAGCCGGACTCCGAGGAGAACGTCGTGTTCGAGGAGAACGTCCAGTCCAAGTCTGGGATCCCCATCATCAAAGCAGGGACGGTCCTGAAACTGATCGAGAGGCTCACCTTCCATATGTACGCAG atCCAAACTTTGTCCGAACATTTCTGACCACCTACAGGTCGTTCTGTAAacctcaggagctgctggaccTGCTCATGGAGAG GTTCGAGATCCCAGAGCCAAGGCCAAGCGAGCCAGAtcagatggagggaggagagcagcCGCTCAGCGCAGAGCTCAAACGCTTCCGCAAAGAGTTCGTCCAACCAGTCCAACTCAG AGTACTGAATGTGTGCCGTCACTGGGTGGAGCATCACTTCTATGACTTTGAAAGAGACTCTCACCTGCTGAGACAACTGGAGGACTTCATCGCCTCAGTCAGAG GTAAGGCAATGAGGAAGTGGGTGGAGTCAATCACTAAGATCATCCAGAGGAAGAAGCAGGTGCAGGTGAGTGTGCCCAGTCACAGCATCACCTTCCAGAACTCCCCTCCTCCAATCGAGTGGCACATCTGTAAACCAGGAAACACTGAGCAGTTTGACCTCATGACCCTGCACCCCATCGAGATCGCCCGCCAGCTCACCCTGCTCGAGTCCGACTTCTACAG GGCGGTGCAGCCATCTGAGTTGGTTGGCAGCGTCTGGACCAAAGAGGACAAAGAGCTTCACTCTCCGAACCTGCTGAGGATGATCCGGCACACCACCAACCTTACACTGTGGTTTGAAAA gtgtaTCGTAGAGACAGAGAACCTGGAGGAGCGAGTGGCCGTCGTTTCTCGGATCATTGAGATCCTGCAGGTTTTTCAGGAGCTCAACAACTTTAACGGAGTTCTGGAGGTCGTCAGCGCCATGAACTCCTCACCTGTCTACAGACTGGACCACACCTTCGAG caAATTCCGAGTCGACAGAGAAAAATCCTGGAGGAGGCTCATGAGCTGAGTGAAGACCATTACAAGAAGTATTTAGCCAAACTGCGCTCCATCAACCCCCCCTGTGTCCCCTTCTTTG GAATCTACCTGACCAACATCctgaagacagaggagggaaaccCCGACTTCCTCCGCAGACATGGCAAAGACCTGATCAACTTCAGTAAGAGACGGAAAGTGGCCGAGATCACAGGAGAGATCCAACAGTACCAGAACCAGCCGTACTGTCTGAGGGTGGAGAACGACATCAGG AAGTTCTTTGAGAACCTGAACCCAATGGAGGACATGTCAGAGAAGGACTTCGCTGATCACCTGTTCAACAAATCTCTGGAGATCGAACCTCGAAATGCCCGGTCCTTACCTCGATTC GTGAAGAAGTACACCTGTCCTCTAAAGTCTCCGGGGATCCGTCCGACCGCTGCGAGGCCCGGTACCATGCGACACCCAACGCCACTGCAGAATGAGCCCAGGAAGATCAGCTACAGTCGCATCCCCGACACTGAGGCCGAGGGGGGGCCGGTCTCTGCCCCCAACTCCCCCCGCACCCCCCTGACCCCACCCCCTGCCTCCGCCGCCTCCAGCTCTACTGACGTAGGCAGCGTGTTCGACTCGCCGCAGGGTCCCAGCAGCCCCTTCCACTCCA CCTGCGACAGTATATTTGCTGTGGTCTCGCTGCCTCATGGTCCAC ggtcgTCGTCCGTCTCCTCCATGGTGAGTTTCAGTCGTGGTTCAGAGGAAgctcctgttcctcctcctgttcctcctcgCAGACGACCAGAGTCCGCTCCTGCTGAGTCCTCCCCCTCCAAG ATGACGTCGAACGTGGACAGCCCCCCCGCCGTCCCCCCTCGCCAGCCCACCTGTAAGCTCCTCCCCCCTCGTTACTCCTCGTCGTTGTCGTCATCGTCTCCCCCCGACAGCCCCCCCTCGCTGCCTCCTCGGGAGCCCCTCAGTTCTccccttcacctcctccctccccctcaggGTCGCCCTCGCTGCGACCTGCTGCCTCAGGCCTTCttcccctccaccacctcctcctccgcctccatCAGCTCCACCCCCATTGcctcctcaccccccctccctccgcCCACCCCTGTCACCCccagccccacccccacctccaggAAGATGGCCCTCCCCTCCCcgcccctccccctcctccccttgGATGGCCCCCCCGTGCCCCCCCGACATGGAGTCCCCAAACTCCCCCCCAAGACCTACAAGAGGGAGTCTCTGAGCCACGCCCCCCTGCTAGACACCCCCCCTGCACTGTGA